One genomic region from Pecten maximus chromosome 5, xPecMax1.1, whole genome shotgun sequence encodes:
- the LOC117327343 gene encoding uncharacterized protein LOC117327343 encodes MVTMRHQHLSQLNTLLGKRKNRNVAITQQEVLLLLRTYQSHPCAWGEIIEEIQGNTSTLPLPAQQLYRESTIKQLRERLSTKLSKLFKDGSEDATIRLELGKIRAL; translated from the exons ATGGTGACAATGAGACACCAGCACCTGTCACAAT tgAACACCCTCTTGGGAAAGCGCAAAAACAGGAATGTTGCAATTACTCAACAAGAGGTTCTCCTGTTATTGCGAACGTACCAATCACACCCATGCGCTTGGGGTGAAATCATTGAAGAAATTCAAGGGAACACCAGCACCCTCCCCTTACCAGCGCAACAGCTATACAGAGAGTCTACAATCAAACAGTTGAGGGAAAGGTTGTCCACAAAGTTATCAAAACTATTTAAGGACGGTTCAGAGGATGCTACTATTcg GTTAGAACTGGGGAAAATTCGGGCTTTGTAA